One Tripterygium wilfordii isolate XIE 37 chromosome 10, ASM1340144v1, whole genome shotgun sequence DNA segment encodes these proteins:
- the LOC120007418 gene encoding uncharacterized protein LOC120007418 — translation MMGSASQVFDISSDEETVVEDVKCNPEDYLWLEEILETVNKKTDDSDEVVVLGEYNSKSQTLKAANIEDDDDCIVLDGDPDKVSRAGEDVNQCDGDSDEVIVVGQKGQIACRDYPHARYLCAKFPFSSTPHESYCDRCHCFVCDSPAPCAHWGNGVSGIRHCHATDKQEFWKAERKSYKLKKDLVPPVPELHDAPLPASLPQVERGRSLARDDISRRTTFRPCSTDEFSVPNIISQGRSQQPGNVCSRNAYHPLPATKQVLGVSNSAIQRSRGSSIGNLGTHPASSNTMFKRPGVVGGPMTNCRSVRGPSNNINSGHSSPYTRTPQRSVRGPSNNINSGQASPYTRTPQRSVRGPSNNINSGHASPYTRTPQMAASNEKNPCEWQNSYPNMSLGSYACCSSPQPNMGNVSVDTVLSYPQVYCQTTSQPNEGQNILGNQSQNPTNPGTSNLGFEWVNSASESNLQPSVGNIQLDNAGQTDGALHVDQFDSCLTRSAGLNYDYHYYESLFSENQSAPVVPESHVPSDDVFSAELTGVDAGMLLFDFETSWNGLTRV, via the exons ATGATGGGGTCTGCTTCGCAAGTTTTTGATATCAGCTCGGATGAGGAAACTGTAGTGGAGGATGTTAAATGCAACCCGGAAGATTACCTCTGGCTGGAGGAGATTCTTGAAACCGTGAATAAGAAAACGGACGACTCCGATGAGGTTGTCGTACTGGGCGAGTACAACTCGAAGTCCCAAACCCTCAAAGCCGCCAACATCGAGGATGACGACGACTGCATCGTTTTGGACGGCGACCCAGATAAGGTTTCGCGTGCCGGTGAAGATGTCAACCAGTGCGATGGCGATTCTGATGAAGTGATAGTTGTTGGACAGAAGGGCCAG ATTGCGTGCAGGGACTACCCCCATGCACGATATCTCTGTGCTAAATTTCCTTTCAGTTCCACCCCTCATGAAAGTTACTGTGACCGG TGCCACTGTTTTGTTTGCGACTCACCTGCACCATGTGCTCACTGGGGTAATGGGGTCTCCGGTATCAGGCATTGTCATGCCACTGATAAACAAGAGTTCTGGAAAGCTGAGCGTAAAAGTTATAAGCTGAAGAAAGATCTTGTGCCACCTGTTCCAGAACTTCATGATGCTCCTCTCCCTGCTTCACTGCCCCAAGTTGAGCGTGGTCGATCTCTAGCACGAGATGATATCTCCAGAAGGACTACATTTCGTCCCTGCTCTACAGACGAGTTTAGCGTCCCAAACATTATTAGTCAGGGTAGAAGTCAACAGCCTGGAAATGTTTGCAGCAGAAACGCTTACCATCCTCTACCAGCGACAAAGCAGGTTCTTGGTGTATCTAATAGTGCCATCCAGAGGAGCAGAGGTTCTAGTATTGGCAACTTAGGCACCCATCCTGCCTCTTCGAATACAATGTTTAAAAGGCCAGGCGTTGTTGGGGGCCCTATGACCAATTGTCGATCTGTTCGGGGTCCATCGAACAATATTAATTCTGGTCATTCATCACCATATACAAGAACTCCTCAACGATCTGTTCGTGGTCCATCAAACAATATTAATTCTGGTCAGGCATCACCATATACAAGAACTCCTCAACGATCTGTTCGTGGTCCATCAAACAATATTAATTCTGGTCATGCATCACCATATACAAGAACTCCTCAAATGGCTGCATCAAATGAGAAAAATCCCTGTGAGTGGCAGAACAGTTATCCGAATATGAGTTTGGGATCATATGCATGTTGTAGCTCCCCACAGCCCAACATGGGGAATGTTTCTGTAGACACGGTGCTCTCCTATCCCCAAGTATATTGTCAAACTACCTCCCAACCAAATGAAGGCCAAAATATACTTGGGAATCAAAGTCAAAACCCCACTAATCCAGGCACCTCTAATCTGGGATTTGAATGGGTAAACAGCGCAAGTGAAAGCAATCTGCAACCTTCAGTTGGAAACATCCAACTTGATAATGCGGGGCAGACTGATGGGGCACTACATGTTGATCAATTTGATTCCTGTTTAACCAGAAGTGCCGGACTCAATTATGATTACCATTATTATGAGAGCTTGTTTTCTGAAAACCAGTCTGCTCCAGTGGTTCCAGAAAGCCATGTACCTTC